The nucleotide window AGGGGCGAAAAGAGTGCTACAACTGAGTAGCTGAGTCAACTAGCGGTAGATGGTAAAGCCATCCAGCCCACCGCGATACGAACATCATCTCTGCACGCATCCGCAAAAACCTCGGCGTCGAGCAGTTGCCCGAGGAACTGCGGGCAGAGCCAACGCACCAAGGGCCGCGACGCAAACTTCTCGGTTGGCAACTCATCGCCGGCATGGTCGCCCAAAGTCTGCACGCTTGCGGCAGCCTACAGCAGATCATCGGTCGTTATTTTGCTGTGCGCATCAGGCTCCGCGGCGCTAAGCCAGCGTCGTTTGAAGATATCCACCCCAAGCTTTCGATGCCTGCATGCGCCACTCCCTGGTGCCGCTAGCCTGTGAGCAGCGGCATCCAGCGTGTTTTTTCGCCGGGCTGCGCTTGGTCGGCATCGACGGTGGGCAGTGGAACCTGCTTAACACCGTGCAGATCAACGCCCAAGTGCCCAAAAGCCGCAGTCGTCGTGCGCAGGCAGCCTTTGCCAAGCTCTCCATGAGCACGCTGGTCGAGCCTCGGCACCCATGCACCGCTGGCCGTATCGATGTCACTGGGTGCGCTCAATGAGAAATCGCTGGCCGATCCGTTGCTCGCCGCGCTACCAGCTCGCAGCCTGCTCATCGCCGACCGCTATTACGGGCAGGCTCCGATGCTCAAAGAACTGCAAAAACATTCGCAGCGCACGCAGAGTCACTTTTTGGTCCGAGTGCGGCAAAAGCTCTCCGTGCGAGTGCAAAGCGTGCATGCCGATGGCAGTGCGGAGGTGGTGGTGAGTCTGCGCGAGCGTGAGAGCCCATGCGCAGACTCGTCAACAACAGCTCCGTCCAAAGCTGACGAGAAGCAGACACCCGAGGCGAACAAAGCGCGGGGCCGCCCGCGCAAACATCCGCCGATGCGCCAGAGCGAGTTGCCAGTGCGCGAGATCGTGGGGCGAGTGCGCAACGCCGCTGGAGAGTGGGTGAAGGTGCGGCTGTGGACGAGCCTGAGCGTGCAGCAGGGCAGTGCGCGTGAGTTGTTGGCGTTGTATGCGAAGCGCTGGGAACAGGAAGTCTTTTACAAAGAACTCAAGCTCGTGCTTCACGGAGGGCATTTGCTCAGCGCACAACGCACCGAGACAGCACAGCAAGAACTTGCCGCGCTCCTCATCGCCAGCTCACTGGTGGCTGAGGAGCGACTAGCCTGCGCACAGAGCAGTGAGGATGAAGAAGTCCGGCAGGCAGGAGCGCTGCGCATCAGCATGAGCCACTGTTTGAGCACACCGTAGCGCTGCTACTGGTGCTGGAGGCAGCGCAGGGCCTCATGGACGAGGCGGCACAAGGAGTGCTGGTGCGCCGAGTGCGAGAGCAAATCGCCCAAGCCGCGTTGCCAGCGCGACGAAGACGTAGTTGCCAGCGCAAGGTGCGACAGCCCGTGAGCAAATGGCCACGCCTGCTCTCGACCTCTTCTCTCCAAGCCAGCGACGATCTCATCATCGACCCTTTTGCTTAGCGGCATTGGGTCTAGTTGTTGGCAGAAGCTGAGTCCAACGGGCTTGCGGTTCACCAAGAGAAGATAGTCACAGCGCCCCAACTTCAGCGACACCTCACGAAGTGCGATACCGACCGAGGCGGAGGGATCGAAGACCTTGGAGTCCTGAACGGCCCAGCATGGCGTCGATGGTTTGGCGGGCTTGCTGTTCGGGGAGGGCGGCCATGCGGGAGTTTCCCTATCCAAGCAGGGGATGGCACGGATGGCAAGGCTTTGGGACGAGGGGTAGCAAGGGCCTCTAGAAGAGTGTCTGGGCGGTGTGGCGGCTCGGGAAAAAGAGCTGCCGGTGGGCTGGGGTGCAGGTCTCGGTGAGGGCACCGTC belongs to Verrucomicrobiaceae bacterium and includes:
- a CDS encoding transposase, coding for MSLGALNEKSLADPLLAALPARSLLIADRYYGQAPMLKELQKHSQRTQSHFLVRVRQKLSVRVQSVHADGSAEVVVSLRERESPCADSSTTAPSKADEKQTPEANKARGRPRKHPPMRQSELPVREIVGRVRNAAGEWVKVRLWTSLSVQQGSARELLALYAKRWEQEVFYKELKLVLHGGHLLSAQRTETAQQELAALLIASSLVAEERLACAQSSEDEEVRQAGALRISMSHCLSTP